Proteins encoded within one genomic window of Amorphoplanes friuliensis DSM 7358:
- a CDS encoding endonuclease/exonuclease/phosphatase family protein, protein MRVMTWNVWWRFGGNWRERATGIKITLETYQPDVIGLVETWAGNGTTQPDELARILGLHAAFAPTSLPPAPDPIEHPDQAGVTVGLGLLSRWPILRTRVHELPHPQRGGEPPTALVATLDHPRGELHVIVTCREWEPHHAADRLAQSEALAELIMDPALDGPLPVLLVGDLNAPPDEPELAPLREVTVDTWEAGGGDPGVTTLDSLLPYAPLEATTLIDRRIDHVLVRPGRPGVAVTVRGAFIAGDRPIDGHYPSDHYAIGADLDP, encoded by the coding sequence ATGCGGGTCATGACCTGGAACGTGTGGTGGCGTTTCGGCGGCAACTGGCGCGAGCGGGCCACCGGCATCAAGATCACCCTGGAGACGTACCAGCCGGATGTGATCGGGCTGGTCGAGACCTGGGCCGGGAACGGGACAACTCAGCCGGACGAGCTGGCGCGGATCCTCGGCCTGCACGCGGCTTTTGCGCCCACGTCGCTGCCGCCGGCACCGGACCCGATCGAACATCCGGACCAGGCCGGGGTGACCGTCGGTCTCGGTCTGCTCAGCCGCTGGCCGATCCTGCGGACCAGGGTGCACGAGCTGCCGCACCCGCAGCGCGGTGGTGAACCGCCCACGGCCCTGGTCGCGACCCTGGACCATCCGCGCGGCGAGCTGCACGTCATCGTCACGTGCCGGGAGTGGGAGCCGCACCACGCGGCCGACCGTCTTGCCCAGTCGGAGGCGCTGGCCGAACTGATCATGGATCCCGCCCTGGACGGCCCGCTGCCGGTCCTGCTGGTCGGCGACCTGAACGCCCCGCCGGACGAGCCCGAGCTCGCGCCGCTGCGTGAGGTCACCGTCGACACCTGGGAAGCCGGTGGCGGTGATCCCGGGGTGACCACACTGGACTCGTTGCTGCCGTACGCGCCGCTGGAGGCGACAACACTGATCGACCGCCGGATCGACCACGTGCTGGTCCGGCCCGGGCGGCCGGGTGTGGCGGTCACGGTCCGCGGGGCCTTCATCGCGGGCGACCGCCCGATCGACGGCCACTACCCGTCGGACCACTACGCCATCGGCGCGGACCTGGATCCCTGA